In Myxococcus stipitatus, the following are encoded in one genomic region:
- a CDS encoding NAD(P)/FAD-dependent oxidoreductase, giving the protein MSNFLEKDVVIVGGGPAGLSAALILGRGRKRVMLCDAGTPRNARAEHMQGFVTRDGLPPSEFRAIGREQLRPYDVDLRDVRVSSIERVGARFHVTLEDGVKVEARRVLLATGLVDEIPSVPGCRELWGHAVFQCPYCHGWEVRDRAWGVLANADANLYVDFALFLKGWSSDITLYTQAGFQLSAEQRERLSRAEVRIVEGQVRRLVLSSDGQALQAVELEDGTQVPQDVLVVHPPQRQVPLVNALGLALDELGFVKVDATLETSIPGIYAAGDLTTRLQGALLSAAAGAQAAYRMNHLLNMEAVGAGHTK; this is encoded by the coding sequence ATGAGCAATTTCCTCGAGAAGGACGTGGTGATTGTCGGAGGAGGCCCCGCGGGCTTGAGCGCCGCGCTGATACTGGGGCGTGGGCGCAAGCGCGTGATGCTGTGCGACGCGGGCACTCCGCGCAACGCGAGGGCGGAGCACATGCAGGGCTTCGTCACTCGCGACGGCCTGCCGCCCTCGGAGTTCCGCGCCATCGGCCGCGAGCAGCTGCGTCCCTACGACGTCGACCTGCGCGACGTGCGTGTCTCGAGCATCGAGCGCGTGGGCGCGCGCTTCCACGTGACGCTGGAGGACGGCGTGAAGGTGGAGGCGCGCCGGGTGCTGCTGGCCACGGGCCTGGTGGATGAGATTCCCTCGGTGCCGGGCTGCCGGGAACTCTGGGGCCACGCGGTCTTCCAGTGTCCCTACTGCCACGGGTGGGAAGTCCGGGACAGGGCCTGGGGCGTGCTCGCCAACGCGGACGCGAACCTCTATGTCGACTTCGCGCTCTTCCTGAAGGGCTGGTCCTCCGACATCACGCTCTACACCCAGGCGGGCTTCCAGCTGTCGGCGGAGCAGCGTGAGCGCCTGTCGCGCGCGGAGGTGCGCATCGTGGAAGGCCAGGTCCGGCGCCTGGTGCTCTCGTCGGATGGCCAGGCGTTGCAGGCCGTGGAGCTGGAGGACGGGACGCAGGTGCCGCAGGACGTGCTGGTGGTGCATCCCCCGCAGCGGCAGGTGCCGCTGGTGAATGCGCTGGGGCTCGCGTTGGACGAGCTGGGTTTCGTGAAGGTGGATGCGACCCTGGAGACCTCCATCCCCGGCATCTACGCGGCAGGAGACCTCACCACGCGTCTGCAGGGTGCGCTGTTGTCCGCGGCGGCGGGAGCGCAGGCCGCCTACCGGATGAACCACCTGCTCAACATGGAGGCCGTGGGAGCGGGCCACACGAAGTGA